GTGACGTGAGGTTTAAAGCGCTACGACTGCTTGCCCCGGTTGTTATCCTCTTGTTTACTGCCAGTATTTTATGGGGAATTCACCCTGCTTTTGCCGCCCCTAAGATAAGCGTTCTCGTGGACGGCCGGAGGGTTTCTGCCGATGTGCCTCCCTTTATTGAAAACGGAAGAACCCTTGTTCCTGTAAGAGCCCTCGCGGAGAGCTTGGGAGCTAAGGTAATTTGGGAGGAGAAGGAAAAACTATCACTATTGAAGCCGAAGGCAAGAAGGTCAAGCTTCAAATCGGCAATCGCTTGGCTTCTTCGGACGGCCAGACAACCGTGATGGAAGTGGCTCCCAGGATAGTCCAGGGTCGGGCTTTTGTTCCCTTGCGCTTTGTGAGCGAGCACCTGGGGGCGGCCGTGAAATGGGACGGAAATACGGGTACCGCTAGGATATTCAAGGAAACCCTTCGCCCGCTCGTCCTGGGTACCGTCAGAAAAGGCGGTTTTGGAACCTTAAATCCTAGAGTAGCCGATTGGTTGTCC
Above is a genomic segment from Bacillota bacterium containing:
- a CDS encoding copper amine oxidase N-terminal domain-containing protein: MKGVLRDVRFKALRLLAPVVILLFTASILWGIHPAFAAPKISVLVDGRRVSADVPPFIENGRTLVPVRALAESLGAKVIWEEKEKLSLLKPKARRSSFKSAIAWLLRTARQP